Below is a window of Agrobacterium vitis DNA.
GGCATCTTCCAGCCGTGCCTGCTGCGTTATCCGCAGGCGCGCGCGCAACACGTCGTCCAGAATGCAGATGGCGCTCGGCACGGCATTGGAAAAATGCTGGGCGCCCTGGCTGCCGCCAAACACCACAAGTTCGAATGGATCGCCATCGCCGGACGGCTGATAATCCGTCTTGGAGGCCGCCAACACGGCAGGCCGCACAGGATTGCCAGTCACCACGGTCTTGTCGGCATAGGCACCGCCCGCTGGCAAGAAGCCACCGGCAATGGCCTTGACCCTTGGCGCCAGAAACCGGTTGGCCCGGCCCATCACAGCGTTCTGCTCATGGATAACCGTGGCAACACCAAGCGCGCGCGCCGCTAGCAAGGGCGGGATGGTCGGATAGCCGCCAAACCCGATCACCACTTGAGGCTTCAAGCCTGCGATCAGGGTGCGAGCGGCACGATAACCGCGCCACAAGGTCAAAAGCGCTTTCGCGACGGCAATCGGATTTTTCGAGCTGATGGTGGCAGAAGGCACGACATGGATGGCGTCGGCTGGGAACTTGCCCGCATAGCGCTCGGCGCGGCTATCCGTCACCAGATGCACGCTATAGCCCCTGGCCCTCAGTTCATGAGCCAGCGCCTCGGCTGGAAACAGATGGCCGCCGGTTCCCCCGGCGGCAAGAAGAATGAGACCTTTGGTCATGATTTACTCCGCTGGCCCCTATTCTGCTGGAACACCCTGGACCGACCTGAACAAGCGTCGCTCCTGCGAGCGCTTTTCCGGCCGGTGGCGCGTCAGCGCCAGAATGAAGCCCGCTGTCACTCCGATCGCCACCATGGAAGACCCACCATAGGAGATCAAGGGCAGCGTCATGCCCTTGGCGGGCAGGAGTTCCAGGTTGACGCCGATATTGATCATCGACTGCACACCGATTTGCAGGATCAGGCCAGCCACCGCGAACCGATTGAAGTCATTGCGTTCACGAAAGGCATGGCCGAGACCGCGAATGACCAGAAAGGCGAAGATCGACACCAGCAGCAGGCAGAAAATAATGCCGAACTCCTCGGCAGCCACCGAAAAGATGAAGTCGGTATGGGCATCGGGAATGATCCGCTTGACGATGCCTTCACCCGGCCCGACCCCAAACCAGTTGCCGCGAATAATCGCCTCACGCGCCGTATCCACCTGGAACGTATCGCCCTCGCCGGTCAGAAAGCGGTCGATACGGCCAGCCACGTGCGGCATGGTGTAATAGGCAATCGTCGAACCAGCCCCACCGACCAGGGCCAGCACGATGATGAAGATCCACGGCACGCCCGCCATGAAGAACATGCCGCTCCACACCACGGAGGTCAGGATGGTCTGGCCGAAATCCGGCTGGACCATCAATAGCGCCACGACGACCATGAACAGCAGGATAGCAAAGAAATTGCCCGGAATATCCGGCTGGCGGGCATGTTCGGCAAACAGCCAGGCGCAAACCACCACGAAGGCGGGCTTCATGAATTCCGAAGGCTGGATCGACAGGCTGCCGAAATTGATCCAGCGATGCGCGCCCTTGACCTCCGGCCCGAAGAACAGCGCCAGGATCATCAAGGCGATCGAGGCAAGCAGGATGAGGACAGCGGCGCGGCGCACCTGCCGGGGAGACAGGAAGGACAGGCCGACCATGGTCGCAAGACAAGGAATGGTAAAGGCGGCCTGACGGCGCACAAAATGGAAACTGTCCAGCCCGATGCGCTCAGCCACCGCTGGAGACGCGGCAAAGGACAGCATGAAGCCAATGCCGAGAAGCACGATGAATGTTACCAGAAAGAGCCGGTCGATGGTCCAGAACCAATCCGCCAAAGCTCCACGTTCTGCACGGCTTACCATGTCATGTCTCTCCTGAAGCCTGTTGGATCAGCATCGTCACATCGTCAAGCCCGGCTACCAGCGAAACGAAGGCTTCGCCCCTGACTTCAAAATTCTTGTACTGGTCGAAGCTTGCGCAAGCCGGGGAGAGCATCACCGCAACCTCGCCGCCGTTCATATCGTCTTGCGCATCGGCGCTGGCATGGGCAAGCGCCCGGTCCAGCGTGCCGGAAATTTCGTAAGGAACGGCATTGCCGAGCGTGGCGGCAAAGCCGGACGCCGCCTCGCCGATCAGATAGGCCTTGGCAATGCGCGCAAACAGCGGCGAAAGGCTGGCAATCCCGCCTTGCTTGGGCAGGCCGCCAGCAATCCAGTAGATCCGCTCGTAACTGGACAAGGCCGGTGCAGACGCCTCGGCATTGGTCGCCTTGCTGTCATTGACGAACACCACATGTCCCCGCCGCCCGACAGGCTGCATCCGGTGTTTCAACCCTGCAAAGGAGGACAAGCCAGCCTGGATTTGCTCTTTCGATAAACCGACCGTCAGGCAAGCGGCAATGGCCGTTGCCGCGTTCTGAGCATTGTGGCTGCCACGCAGCGTGGCGATCCCGTTCAGGTCGGCGATCAGATCGGCGGCTCCACCCGAGCCACGCATAATCCGCTGGCCGTCATTGTAAAGACCGTCGGTCAAAGGCTGGCCCTTGGAAATCCGCACGACCTCTTTGCCCGCCTCTTCGAGCCGTGTGGCGATCTCAAGGCAATAAGCGTCATCGACGCCGATGATCGCCACACCGCTGCCAGACACCAGCCGCTCCTTCACCGCCGCATAACTCTCCATGCTGCCGTGGCGGTCGAGATGGTCGGGGGTGAGGTTGAGGAGAATGCCCGCCGTCGGATCAATGCCGGGGGCAAGATCGATCTGGTAAGACGAGCATTCCACCACATAATAACGATCAGGTGCAGGTGGCTCCAGGGTCAGCACCGCCGTGCCGATATTGCCGCCCATCTGCACGTCATAGCCGTTGTGGCGAAGAATATGACCGATCAGCGCCGTGGTGGTCGATTTGCCATTGGTGCCGGTAATGGCGATGAACGGGCAATCTGGCGCTTTCGCCCGACGCTCGCGCACGAAAAGCTCGATATCGCCGATGATCTCGACGCCTGCTGCCTTTGCCAGGTCCACAGTCCAATGCGGTTTTGGATGGGTCAGCGGCACGCCCGGCGACAAGACAAAGGCGGAAAGCCCGCTCCAGTCGATTTGGCGCAGATCCCGCGCCTCCAGCCCTTCTGCCCGCGCTTTCTCAACGCTGTCAGGATTGTCATCCCAGACCGTCACCGCTGCCCCACCAGCCACCAGGGCGCGAGCCGTGGCGAGGCCGGAGCCGCCAAGCCCGAACAGGGCGACGCTGCAATTGGAAAAGCTGGTGACCGGGATCATCGCGCCCTCACCGCAGCTTCAGCGTGGCAAGGCCCAGCATGGCAAGGCCGACAGCAATGATCCAGAACCGGATGACGACCTGGCTTTCCGTCCAGCCCTTCTTTTCGAAATGATGATGGATCGGCGCCATCAGAAACACACGCTTCTTGGTGCGCTTGTACCAGAACACCTGGATGATGACCGACAGGGTTTCCATGACGAACAGCCCGCCGATGATTACCATGACGATCTCGTGCTTGGTGGCAACCGCCACCGTGCCGATCAACCCGCCCAAAGCCAGCGAACCGGTATCGCCCATGAAAATTGCCGCTGGCGGCGCATTGAACCACAGGAAGCCAAGTCCGGCCCCGATGACCGCGCCGAGAATGACGGCCAGTTCGCCGGTGCCCGGCACGAAATTGATCTGCAAATATCCTGAGAACACCGCATTACCGGCGAGATAGGCAATCAGCCCGAAGGCCGCCGAGGCGATCATCACAGGCACAATGGCCAAACCGTCCAGCCCGTCCGTCAGGTTGACGGCATTCCCGGCGCTGACGATGACGAAGCCGCCAAACACGATGAAGAAATAACCGACATTGAGCAGCGCATCCTTGAAGAACGGAAACGCGATGGAGGTCGCCAGATGCGGGCCTTGCGGCGCGGAAATCTTTGCCGCTTCCATCATGAAAAATACCGCGATACCGGCAATCAGAAACTCGATGGCCAGCCGCGCCTTGCCGGAAAAGCCCTTGTCCGACTGTTTGGTGACTTTCAGGTAGTCGTCGTAAAAGCCGATGGCACCGAAACCCAGCGTCACCAGCAGTGTTGCCACCACATAGACATTGGACAGATCAGCCCAAAGCAGTGAGGAGCCGACAATACCCGCCAGAAT
It encodes the following:
- the murG gene encoding undecaprenyldiphospho-muramoylpentapeptide beta-N-acetylglucosaminyltransferase gives rise to the protein MTKGLILLAAGGTGGHLFPAEALAHELRARGYSVHLVTDSRAERYAGKFPADAIHVVPSATISSKNPIAVAKALLTLWRGYRAARTLIAGLKPQVVIGFGGYPTIPPLLAARALGVATVIHEQNAVMGRANRFLAPRVKAIAGGFLPAGGAYADKTVVTGNPVRPAVLAASKTDYQPSGDGDPFELVVFGGSQGAQHFSNAVPSAICILDDVLRARLRITQQARLEDADRVKALYEKLKVPASVSPFFGDMAERIGASQMVISRSGASTVSELGVIGRPAVLVPYPYALDHDQAANAAAISGQGGAVVVPQSDLTPEKLSALLKDWMTSPAKLAQMAASARSAGQPLAAGLLADLVQTIAEGKDVKTMKDVKA
- the ftsW gene encoding putative lipid II flippase FtsW; translated protein: MVSRAERGALADWFWTIDRLFLVTFIVLLGIGFMLSFAASPAVAERIGLDSFHFVRRQAAFTIPCLATMVGLSFLSPRQVRRAAVLILLASIALMILALFFGPEVKGAHRWINFGSLSIQPSEFMKPAFVVVCAWLFAEHARQPDIPGNFFAILLFMVVVALLMVQPDFGQTILTSVVWSGMFFMAGVPWIFIIVLALVGGAGSTIAYYTMPHVAGRIDRFLTGEGDTFQVDTAREAIIRGNWFGVGPGEGIVKRIIPDAHTDFIFSVAAEEFGIIFCLLLVSIFAFLVIRGLGHAFRERNDFNRFAVAGLILQIGVQSMINIGVNLELLPAKGMTLPLISYGGSSMVAIGVTAGFILALTRHRPEKRSQERRLFRSVQGVPAE
- the murD gene encoding UDP-N-acetylmuramoyl-L-alanine--D-glutamate ligase — protein: MIPVTSFSNCSVALFGLGGSGLATARALVAGGAAVTVWDDNPDSVEKARAEGLEARDLRQIDWSGLSAFVLSPGVPLTHPKPHWTVDLAKAAGVEIIGDIELFVRERRAKAPDCPFIAITGTNGKSTTTALIGHILRHNGYDVQMGGNIGTAVLTLEPPAPDRYYVVECSSYQIDLAPGIDPTAGILLNLTPDHLDRHGSMESYAAVKERLVSGSGVAIIGVDDAYCLEIATRLEEAGKEVVRISKGQPLTDGLYNDGQRIMRGSGGAADLIADLNGIATLRGSHNAQNAATAIAACLTVGLSKEQIQAGLSSFAGLKHRMQPVGRRGHVVFVNDSKATNAEASAPALSSYERIYWIAGGLPKQGGIASLSPLFARIAKAYLIGEAASGFAATLGNAVPYEISGTLDRALAHASADAQDDMNGGEVAVMLSPACASFDQYKNFEVRGEAFVSLVAGLDDVTMLIQQASGET
- the mraY gene encoding phospho-N-acetylmuramoyl-pentapeptide-transferase encodes the protein MLIWLVELANHVQFFNLFRYITFRTGAAMFTAALIVFLFGPKIIASLKVRQGKGQPIRADGPQTHFKKSGTPTMGGLMILAGIVGSSLLWADLSNVYVVATLLVTLGFGAIGFYDDYLKVTKQSDKGFSGKARLAIEFLIAGIAVFFMMEAAKISAPQGPHLATSIAFPFFKDALLNVGYFFIVFGGFVIVSAGNAVNLTDGLDGLAIVPVMIASAAFGLIAYLAGNAVFSGYLQINFVPGTGELAVILGAVIGAGLGFLWFNAPPAAIFMGDTGSLALGGLIGTVAVATKHEIVMVIIGGLFVMETLSVIIQVFWYKRTKKRVFLMAPIHHHFEKKGWTESQVVIRFWIIAVGLAMLGLATLKLR